Proteins from one Salinispora arenicola genomic window:
- a CDS encoding ABC transporter ATP-binding protein has translation MSGGGMGGWSMLRSMRSHDEISAHRLQHGVARRILGFARPYRRDIVVFLATVVLAAMIGVATPVLAGNVIDAISRGGSEASSLVVRLALVIAALAVADALLSLAQRWYSARIGEGIILDLRTRVYDHVQRMPLQFFTRTQTGALVSRLNNDVLGAQRAFTSTLSGVVSNVIQLVLTAAVMFTLSWQITALSLMLLPVFIIPARRVGRRLAEITRESYNLDAKMNATMTERFGVSGALLVKLFGQPDVEARRFAGRAERVRDIGIQSAMYSRTFFVAMLLVASLAQALTYGLGGWLAVTGSVSAGTVVTLALLLTRLYGPLTALSNVRVDVMSALVSFDRVYEVLDLRPSITERARAAVVPRGDGRVEFRAVHFRYPSAAEISLASLEEVAALDRTATEPVLKGVSFTVEPGQMVALVGPSGAGKSTLSMLISRLYDVTDGQVLVGGVDVRDATLDSLRDEIGVVTQDSHLFHETIAENLRYAKPTATDDELWAALAGAQVADLVRALPDGLDTVVGERGYRFSGGEKQRIAIARVLLKAPSIVILDEATAHLDSESEAAVQRALSVALTGRTALVIAHRLSTVREADQILVLDQGRIVERGRHEELVAVGGLYAELYRTQFTVSDSPTPYQDVAGPEPVTLPMRSYVADEALPPAAAN, from the coding sequence ATGTCCGGCGGCGGCATGGGCGGGTGGAGCATGCTCCGGTCGATGCGCAGCCACGACGAGATCTCCGCGCACCGGCTCCAGCACGGGGTAGCGCGCCGGATCCTCGGCTTCGCCCGGCCGTACCGGCGGGACATCGTCGTCTTCCTGGCGACCGTCGTGCTGGCCGCGATGATCGGGGTCGCCACCCCGGTGCTCGCCGGTAACGTGATCGACGCCATCTCGCGAGGCGGCAGCGAGGCATCCTCCCTGGTCGTCCGGCTGGCACTGGTGATCGCCGCGCTCGCGGTGGCCGACGCGCTGCTCTCACTGGCCCAGCGCTGGTATTCGGCCCGGATCGGTGAGGGCATCATCCTCGACCTGCGCACCCGGGTCTACGACCACGTTCAGCGGATGCCGCTGCAGTTCTTCACCCGGACGCAGACCGGCGCGCTGGTCAGCCGCCTCAACAACGACGTGCTCGGCGCGCAGCGTGCGTTCACCTCGACCTTGTCGGGTGTGGTCAGCAACGTCATCCAGTTGGTGCTCACCGCGGCGGTGATGTTCACCCTGTCCTGGCAGATCACCGCACTGTCGCTGATGTTGCTGCCGGTGTTCATCATCCCCGCTCGGCGGGTCGGGCGACGGCTCGCCGAGATCACCCGCGAGTCCTACAACCTCGACGCGAAGATGAACGCGACGATGACCGAGCGGTTCGGCGTCTCCGGCGCGCTGCTCGTCAAGCTCTTCGGCCAGCCCGACGTGGAGGCGCGCCGTTTCGCCGGGCGGGCGGAGCGAGTCCGGGACATCGGCATCCAGTCCGCGATGTACTCGCGAACCTTCTTCGTGGCGATGCTGCTGGTCGCTTCGCTCGCGCAGGCGCTCACCTACGGGCTCGGCGGGTGGCTGGCGGTCACCGGCAGCGTCAGCGCCGGCACCGTCGTGACGCTCGCGTTGCTGCTCACCCGGCTCTACGGGCCGCTCACCGCACTGTCCAACGTTCGGGTCGACGTGATGAGCGCGCTGGTCTCGTTCGACCGGGTCTACGAGGTGCTCGACCTGCGGCCGTCGATCACCGAGCGGGCCAGGGCCGCGGTGGTGCCGCGGGGCGACGGCCGGGTCGAGTTCCGGGCGGTGCACTTCCGCTATCCGAGCGCTGCCGAGATCTCGCTGGCCTCCCTGGAGGAGGTCGCCGCCCTCGACCGTACGGCGACCGAGCCGGTACTCAAGGGCGTGTCGTTCACGGTCGAGCCGGGCCAGATGGTCGCCCTGGTCGGGCCGTCCGGTGCCGGCAAGTCGACGCTGTCCATGCTGATCTCCCGGCTCTACGACGTGACCGATGGCCAGGTGCTGGTCGGCGGAGTCGACGTCCGCGATGCGACGCTGGACTCCCTGCGCGACGAGATCGGCGTCGTCACGCAGGACTCACATCTGTTCCACGAGACGATCGCCGAGAATCTGCGATACGCCAAGCCAACGGCAACCGACGACGAACTGTGGGCTGCCCTGGCCGGTGCCCAGGTCGCGGACCTCGTACGGGCGCTGCCGGACGGACTGGACACGGTGGTGGGCGAGCGCGGCTACCGCTTCTCCGGTGGGGAGAAGCAGCGCATCGCCATCGCTCGGGTCCTGCTCAAGGCCCCCTCGATCGTGATTCTCGACGAGGCCACCGCGCACCTGGACTCGGAGAGCGAGGCAGCGGTGCAGCGGGCGCTGTCGGTGGCGTTGACGGGGCGGACCGCGTTGGTCATCGCGCACCGGCTCTCCACGGTGCGGGAGGCCGACCAGATTCTCGTACTCGACCAGGGACGGATCGTCGAGCGAGGGCGGCACGAGGAACTGGTGGCCGTGGGTGGGCTCTACGCCGAGCTGTACCGGACGCAGTTCACGGTCTCCGACTCGCCCACGCCGTACCAGGACGTGGCCGGGCCGGAACCGGTGACGCTGCCGATGCGCTCCTACGTCGCCGACGAGGCACTGCCGCCGGCCGCCGCCAACTAG
- a CDS encoding SDR family oxidoreductase has protein sequence MDLGLTNRVYVLTGASRGLGYATAEALVSSGARVVLTARDAVAVTAAADRLGGPAHAVGVAADLSDPGLPERLTATAHDTFGRLDGALVSVGGPPLGSAATVTDEQWRSSFETIFLGTVRMARTVAATLTDGGAIGLVLSASAREPLVGLGISNGLRPGLAGVAKDMAEEYGPRGVRVVGLLPGRILTDRNAQLFAASGDPEQARAAAEAEIPLRRLGEPAEFGRVAAFVLSPAASYLTGITLPVDGGALRGL, from the coding sequence ATGGATCTCGGACTGACCAACCGCGTGTACGTCCTCACCGGCGCTTCCCGGGGTCTGGGCTACGCGACCGCCGAGGCGCTTGTCTCCAGCGGGGCTCGTGTCGTCCTCACCGCCCGGGACGCCGTGGCGGTGACCGCCGCCGCCGACCGCCTCGGCGGCCCCGCGCACGCCGTCGGCGTGGCCGCCGACCTTTCCGATCCGGGGCTACCGGAGCGGCTGACGGCGACCGCCCACGACACGTTCGGACGGCTCGACGGCGCGCTGGTGTCCGTCGGCGGCCCACCGCTGGGTAGCGCGGCAACGGTGACGGACGAGCAGTGGCGCAGCTCCTTCGAGACGATCTTCCTCGGCACCGTCCGGATGGCGCGGACCGTCGCCGCCACGCTGACCGACGGTGGGGCGATCGGCCTGGTGTTGTCCGCCTCCGCCCGGGAACCGCTGGTCGGACTGGGCATCTCCAACGGCCTACGGCCCGGCCTGGCCGGGGTCGCCAAGGACATGGCAGAGGAGTACGGCCCCCGCGGCGTACGCGTGGTGGGGTTGCTGCCGGGGCGGATCCTGACCGACCGGAACGCGCAGCTTTTCGCCGCTAGTGGTGACCCGGAGCAGGCCCGTGCCGCGGCGGAGGCGGAGATCCCGCTACGCCGGCTCGGTGAACCAGCCGAGTTCGGCCGGGTGGCGGCGTTTGTGCTCTCCCCCGCTGCCAGCTACCTGACCGGGATCACGCTACCGGTGGACGGTGGCGCGTTGCGTGGGCTGTAG
- a CDS encoding DUF692 domain-containing protein — translation MTGPIGVGIGWRPEIAGFVAELPGLRFVEVIAESVPTAGPLPAGLPDLRERGVAVVPHGVRLSLGGAEPVDPARVAHLAAVAVLTDATLVSEHIAFVRAGGLEAGHLLPLPRSREAVTAVCTNVARAQAELPVPIALEPIAALFDWPDDELDEAAFLTEILDRTGAHLLLDVANVYANARNRGTDPLDLLDRLPLERVAYAHVAGGAERDGYYHDTHTDPVPRGALDLVGELCARRRPPALLLERDGNYPPAAVLRAELDTLAAVSGFPVVT, via the coding sequence ATGACCGGTCCGATTGGGGTGGGTATCGGCTGGCGGCCCGAAATCGCTGGCTTCGTCGCCGAACTCCCCGGGTTACGTTTCGTCGAGGTGATCGCCGAATCGGTGCCGACCGCCGGTCCGCTGCCGGCGGGGCTCCCCGACCTGCGTGAACGCGGCGTGGCCGTCGTCCCCCACGGAGTGCGGCTCTCGCTCGGCGGCGCCGAGCCGGTCGACCCCGCCCGAGTAGCCCACCTGGCCGCGGTGGCGGTCCTGACCGACGCAACGCTGGTCAGTGAGCACATCGCCTTCGTCCGTGCCGGTGGGTTGGAGGCCGGGCACCTGCTACCCCTGCCGCGCAGCAGAGAGGCGGTGACGGCGGTCTGCACCAACGTCGCCCGCGCCCAGGCCGAGCTGCCGGTGCCGATCGCGCTGGAACCGATCGCCGCGCTCTTCGACTGGCCCGACGACGAACTGGACGAGGCCGCGTTCCTCACCGAGATCCTGGACCGAACCGGCGCCCATTTGCTGCTCGACGTTGCCAACGTCTATGCCAACGCCCGCAACCGCGGCACCGACCCGCTCGACCTGCTGGACCGGCTGCCGCTGGAACGGGTCGCGTACGCTCACGTGGCCGGCGGGGCCGAGCGGGACGGTTACTACCACGACACGCACACCGATCCCGTGCCCCGGGGTGCACTCGACCTGGTGGGCGAGTTGTGCGCGCGCCGCCGGCCGCCGGCCCTGCTGCTGGAACGGGACGGGAACTATCCCCCGGCCGCTGTCCTCCGCGCCGAGTTGGACACGCTCGCCGCCGTCAGCGGATTCCCGGTGGTCACATGA